The Mus musculus strain C57BL/6J chromosome 2, GRCm38.p6 C57BL/6J genome has a window encoding:
- the 6330409D20Rik gene encoding uncharacterized protein LOC70730 has protein sequence MATQKESKSGWTTLADRMSACPASKSQALHNGDLVVHTCNLNSQMVKPGILQVQDHLWLHGKLKAILGIHEIHHHCRRRRHRHHHHLDKSGIQTLPTAYATSSRRKPGSQQTPSALSYLAYCDQPPAYLHIVPSGLQLCSSPGRRKKRTSPSGTSGLDQKEE, from the exons ATGGCAACACAGAAAGAATCAAAATCTGGATGGACCACATTAGCTGATAGAATGTCTGCTTGCCCAGCAAGTAAATCCCAAGCACTTCATAACGGAGAcctggtggttcacacctgtaatctcaacagCCAGATGGTGAAACCAGGAATATtacaagttcaagatcatctttggctacatggtAAACTCAAGGCCATTCTGGGAATACATGAGATTCATCATCATTGTCGTCGTCGTCgccatcgtcatcatcatcatctagaTAAATCTGGTATCCAAACTCTCCCCACAGCCTATGCGACATCAAGCAG gaGGAAGCCTGGTTCACAGCAGACCCCGAGCGCTCTATCATATCTAGCATACTGTGACCAACCCCCAGCCTACCTTCACATAGTCCCCAGCGGCCTCCAGCTCTGCAGCAGtcctggaagaagaaaaaagag AACTTCACCTTCAGGAACCTCTGGCCTGGACCAGAAGGAAGAGTGA